One stretch of Coriobacteriia bacterium DNA includes these proteins:
- a CDS encoding ABC transporter ATP-binding protein: protein MAESKAKTNTKAGTGRVTPIKIALYTLLALALIITPLIFEGYGWLFVPHIMALIGLYVMLALGLNIVVGFAGLLDLGYVAFYAIGAYAGVIVGAWAFKGAPALGPYIYFLMIPVAAAAAALTGLALGTPVLRLRGDYLAIVTLGFGEIVRIVITNNAFGITNGAAGLPAAGQFIPKPFGLDWLINNVYFNIPALGKNFIFTIDGNVYWYYMIVLLCLLTIFVVRRLDQSRLGRSWAAMREDEVAASSVGVSITAAKLWAFSLGALWGGIAGLTFANFQQFVSPESFTFMESVFIVCTIVIGGMGSIPGAIVGAIIIQGIPAFIQGMAAAGKIPGVDPSTATVIANYRFLVFGLFVVIMMAWRPQGLIPSKRRAAELKPDTAEMGDEESETLYDAQHDSGQF from the coding sequence CACGCTGTTGGCGCTTGCCTTGATCATTACGCCGCTGATCTTTGAAGGCTACGGCTGGCTGTTCGTGCCGCACATCATGGCCCTGATTGGCCTGTACGTGATGCTAGCGCTAGGACTGAACATCGTCGTCGGATTCGCCGGACTACTCGATCTCGGATACGTTGCGTTCTACGCAATCGGCGCTTACGCGGGCGTCATCGTTGGCGCTTGGGCGTTCAAGGGTGCACCGGCGCTCGGACCGTACATCTACTTCCTCATGATTCCGGTGGCCGCCGCGGCTGCCGCGCTCACGGGACTCGCGCTGGGCACACCGGTCCTGCGTCTTCGCGGTGACTACCTCGCGATCGTGACGCTTGGTTTCGGAGAGATCGTCCGAATCGTCATCACGAACAACGCGTTTGGTATCACCAACGGCGCAGCCGGCCTGCCGGCAGCTGGCCAGTTCATCCCCAAGCCGTTTGGCTTGGATTGGCTGATCAACAACGTCTACTTCAACATTCCGGCGCTCGGGAAGAACTTCATCTTCACGATCGACGGCAACGTGTACTGGTACTACATGATCGTGTTGCTGTGTCTGCTCACGATCTTCGTCGTGCGCCGTCTGGACCAGTCCCGTCTCGGTCGTTCGTGGGCCGCGATGCGCGAGGACGAGGTTGCCGCGTCGTCGGTGGGCGTCAGCATCACCGCCGCAAAGCTCTGGGCGTTCTCGCTGGGCGCGCTGTGGGGCGGCATCGCCGGCCTGACGTTCGCGAACTTCCAGCAGTTCGTTAGCCCCGAGTCCTTCACGTTCATGGAGTCGGTGTTCATCGTCTGCACAATTGTCATCGGCGGTATGGGTTCGATTCCTGGAGCTATCGTCGGCGCGATCATCATTCAAGGCATCCCCGCCTTCATCCAAGGCATGGCTGCCGCGGGCAAGATCCCTGGCGTCGATCCTTCGACCGCAACGGTTATCGCCAACTACCGCTTCCTCGTGTTCGGTCTTTTCGTGGTCATCATGATGGCGTGGCGACCACAAGGATTGATTCCATCGAAACGGCGTGCGGCCGAGCTCAAACCTGACACGGCCGAGATGGGTGACGAAGAGAGCGAGA